Within Gasterosteus aculeatus chromosome Y, fGasAcu3.hap1.1, whole genome shotgun sequence, the genomic segment ttcatttactaccgacaggagaaaaaactcccaaaaaaccctctggggataaaattgggagaaatccataaaggacggaaattagcatccgtccccaggttttaacatcacattgtgacagaatgttaatgtgacaGTTAATgtctaacatcacaaactacaattctagcACTAAACAtaattacacgtattataattccatgactaggggtgcacttctggcttaaatccctaacagtctCGAACCAGACTAACCGTCTTAGAACCAGAACTACGGCGGCACTCCCAAGCGCAATGCTTCAGCCGCTTGACGCACGAACAAAAACACTACAAAAGgtcccaaaacaaacaaacaagtacaATCACCTTATGCGAAAGTACCACTAAGCCTAGCAGGGAATACAATCAGTCTTTGACAAACAATGCACAATGTTTATAAACGTGTACCTTTCATTCGAAGCGCTGTGATTACAAAAGGCATAGTAACAGCAAATTTGTGAATGAATGGGCATAACGCGAGTCGAATGAGCGTTCACGTCTATCGTTTACAACTTTGAAAGCGATCTCAAACATCCAGTGTTATCACGACAATACATTTTCGCGCTTCCGCAAACTTTCTTTTGACAAATTATAGCGGCTTATACACAACAAAAACTATCCAAAAGCCGCTTGGAGGGTAAGACATGACATTATACTCAAGACGCGTCGTATTTCATCTGATGTTTATTACTCCGTTTCACCAGCAGAAAGAATACACGCCAATCACTTACATTGATAGATGCCTTTTATCAGTCAAGAGAGGATCAACAGCGCATAAAACTTCGTAGTGACGTTAGTGACAATAATTACTCCAGTGACgttgacgacgacgacgacggtcAAAAGAAAGTTTGTTCCCCATGCTCACCCTGCAGCCATGCTCCAAACAACCCGCCGAGCCCCACAGGTCAACAGACACACGCTAATATACACACCACACCCCCTTACGGTGTTGTAGATACAAATAACGTCAcaccacacgcgcacacacaaacaatttagaaggaaagaagaaataatacaaaagaataATCAAACGCAATGTATGGCTCCTACACCGACCCTACTTAATAAACAGTTAAACGCGTGCCTCGTCTAGTTATTGAGTACACCACAAATACGTTAAATTTATTTCAGACCATAAATACTAAAAACAAACTGTCAAGCAGCCCAGTATTCATGTGCTAGTAGTAGCAAACCAGTCCATTTCTTTCCACcgacaatgaacagaaacatgaCAGAAACCGTTGCCCTTATGGGTTAAAACCCTTGATTGAGCCTAGAACCCAAGTGCAGCGTCACTAATGTCTGCACAGACAATAACATAAAATGTTTGGCTcttaaaacaactttaaaagcaaaacaaataggCTGGCGCACCGGTCACCTTCTCGCAGTTACCCCAAAGGCCCACGTCATCCCCAAGGTACAATTTACAAAAGAGTAATGATGAGCTATAGAGTGAAAGGTTGAACCATTGTACACTTAAATCATAGGAATCATACCAAACTGACTCCAGATTAGCACGTACACACATGGACATGGGACACGCCCACATGCACATAACGCTCTCAGTCTCCCGCTGAGCGGCAGGCAgacagggaggaagggagaaaagggaagagaaCGCCAAGAGAAAGACAAAGCAACAGGTTAGTTTGTCTGTCAGTGAATTGGTCTACACGTTCACAGatctatattttattcatgataATATACTGTATCTAATTACACAAGGCCATTTTAGGACCTAGGtgaaaaaactgcttttaaTGCTGGCATACTAAACATTTGGTGTTACTTTGTATATATTACAATACATTTGGCAATGATAGCAATGCTGTTGGACTTTTAAAGCAGTGTATATGGTTTGGCAGGGGCATATTTTCAGTTCTGATATTGGGCTGGTTTTGTCACACAGACCTGGCAACCCTGAGTATCAGTTATCtcaaaaataagaaagaaaggagCCACGCGTCCAACTATGTCCCAGTTGTTTTCGCCGAATGGCGTTTGTGCCAAATGTCCTCTGCTGCCAGCGTGCGCCAAGCTGCTGCGCTCCAGCAGGAGCGCCTTCGCCCGCCAGCAAAcaccactgcatgaaaagtgagattttggtccccgtaaacgcccggaaatctccctaatttccgtcaatttccgacaatttgcaacccgcgcacgtcgcgtttgtctgtgccacaaattgtcggaaacgaaccatgacgtaggtggagagctggcggaggtgcgaatggcccgaattagcatatgaatgcagcgaaaccgcgggtggccgagccgagcgggcttgaatatccttactccttattggaggaaaccacaacttactaacaaataaaatcactcgtgattggcagcaaaaccacacgtgggcagaccaggcttgagtttccttgttcatgattggatgaaaccacaactttcaatcactcgtgattggttggcagatctgtcgctattggtcacccgcctcattttatttatatattcatattatgatgtatattcatttcatggttatcccatgtaggctactacactattattaggataccaaccaggacatcaatgaatttatagagaaaatgaacatttgtcacatgtttatgcaaagaaagagctttattaacaacacacaaacaacaactacatacaaagtgaggatctgcccacacttgggtaacggcggtttaaaaactacagctcagtaaactgtccgtttgcctcctcggggttgttgaccgtcactggcgccgtgttttccgaggcaggtctgttgtgcaggcgcctcgtgtgcgtgtggtgaccgtacaatccaccccgagaccccgccaacaacgccgtcccctccgcccgacgtgagctccacggtggcggatttccagagttccacctcgtcatcagccagcacactttgtctcgattccagcagctgtaaagacaacaatgaatcagtactgtgcgatgcgtacggacacaacacatctatcaatgcacctgaaacaagtcagcaaataaactctgaccctctttcttctcgctcgactccgcgctgaatccttcgcagcttccgctcgcaatgagtgttccgcctgaacctgaagctcctgcgtcccgtctcaaaatacgtctcacaggcggctggaaaacaattaaatgagtggtatgaatacaaaaagaaaatcaaacgcaagtcacagtaacatttaacaaggaaggagaaacagtgtcacttacacacaatgacgtcgtctaaatctggacttttcccggagcaaatacgaggtcaccgcctcattatgaggcgagattagtctgtgaaaacaaaatgtacagttatgatcggtatccatcctatggtatctatacgtatatattcctttataccgcagaatgaaagcatattctttaaatcttacccttgctccggttcgtagcgcttgtagttcgtctcggacttgtgaagacggcgcaccgcttcctgtaaacgacacggcaaagaaaacacactttaataaagctgtttctgctcacttgtaaggctactaggctactcttagcttagcttgaggctacgctactcttagcttagcttgcagtcatcgaacgtattcttaccgctatcgtgggattgtgcgcccgtcttctcttctttgagtcggttcctctcctccgtggacagaaacccgcagagtcccgaacgctccagtggagcgaaccgctcgttgatatcggcagtttgctgttggagttgacgagacgatccactgagcgCTTTCAGCAGCTtattctcgtctgtctgcggactggccgaaagttggtgaccgcggagaggagttgaaggcgagttgaaggcgagacgtcgtcccgccattattcacgaagcagcaaaaaccaaacaaaggaactggagatacagttcttctgaatatagtaacacacgtgtctgtttgtacgctcgtcttgcaagtactgctgtatcagtcatgcctatgacctcacacgtgattggacgaggagtctaagggtcctccaatcacatacgaggttattgttatacggaaggaccagtattttaggaagacaaatggttgggactttgaaacagctgatatgctttatgtaaagcagtgttttggtgtcagcagaacgactttccctagaaaactgcacagtggtgcctctttctccattccaccagacaatcttgagtctgacatacgtgcaatgttgacaatgtatcatcacatgtacccttgtgtcactgaggttgaatgttttgccatgacatgtaaacgggtaacatatatgaatgtaacttactcaatcgatagatgcagagcagaaaggtcagcatatgtttatgctaagtggtgtggaaacactaacagttttgaggaacccgtccttgaccctctagcagaactacgaccagccattataaagcagtttatagttgttaatgttgggtcaaagggtacggcatttaaacatgttcttgcacaagtttcctggcttcatctccacccggacagacatttttatggaaagccaatagaagttttgggcttgcagggaacagacacgtcgtacccagcatcatttctgccagttgagcgcattgctagaagatgtgtggttaatacatcctctgtgcatttaagtaagaccaaagaaaaggtcactgtagtcctgccattatgcactgtagttgagctctaggagactgtgatctctgcagacccctcatgctgattcaaatgttgtttgcatggaatgctcattttaccctgattaaaactcatcttttaaagaagttattttgtgtatctttttttacataacatttgccattgctaatggcgtacacagtaatctagcatatttgaattaaataaatcaattcaagctaaaatgtaagaatctataattaggctacggagcctgatctatttgtaccagagattttcttaccttttaaaaaaatgtcacctgggctaaaactccctctgcgaccctgatttgcatttgtatagctcacagcattttcatttacatgtcaaagcctcccctagagtTAGGAGGAAGggagtcatggggggacaactgccaagggaggcccacatcaatttctgacaatttacgtcagttttcggcgttgcccgcaaattgccgtaaacctgaaattccacgacaatttacagtgccgcatacagccgaaaatcccacttttcatgcagtgcacgCCGCGTCGGGGGGTCAAACACAACGTTCTCTAAACACGCGTCAAAGTCCACGGTGTGGATACACGGGGTGGCGGCGGGCATCGCTTTGGCCGTGGGGCTGAAATACCGAAAGGACGCGGCCGGCGGCTCCCGTTGCGACGCACGCATGCAGGAGCGAGCGATATGGCGACGCCATAGAAGTGAGCAAGGAGCTTGTGGAGAGGATAAGGGAAAGCAAACAGGTCGGCCCCGCGTGCTGCTTCCTCACATTTGCAGCTGCTGCACGACTCTACGAGGAGCGGAAGCTAGAGCTCGATGTCCCCGTCTAGAAATACGTCCCTGAGTTCCCCCAGAAACGCTTTAACGGACAGGACGTAAGCCACTCGAGCAGCACGGGCCGGAGGTTTTCTTTTGACCGGGAATATTTTGGCTCACGCGCGCGTCATTCGTTGCAGGTCACGATAACCCCTCGCATGCTTCTGTCCCACCTGAGTGGTATACGGCATTATGAGAAGGACGCAACGAAAGTGATGGAGAGCGGGCAGAAGGCCAAGCGGCTCCTGAAGCCGCTAAAGGAAGAAGATGAAAAGAGTTCCTCTGCAACGGAACCAAACACCAAAGGCAAAGAAGCCACtcgggagaagaaaaaggagtttGAGCACGAGGAATAATACTTGAAGGACAACTTTGAAAGTGTCACGGAGGCCCTGGACCTCTTCAAGGACAACCCGCTCATTTTCAAACCCGGTAAAGCACATTACTCGCTTGCCAAATCATTCAGATGGGGTTCAATGTCTTGATGAACTtgaattttcttcttcttatgtGCAGGCACCACTTTCCTGTACTCCACCCACGCCTTAACCCTGCTGAGTGCTGCCGTAGAGCGAGCCGCTGGGCAGAACTTCCTGGACGTCATGATGACCATGTTCCGCGAGTTGGGAATGCTCACGGTAAAATGAGTGACTAATGTCGAGTGTCACAAACGAGATGTGTCGACATGTTCCATCTTTCCTCGGAAAGACGTCGGATTTGTTTTCACAACGTGAAATGAGACGATTCCCacgcctgctgctcctcctccacagatTCTATCGGCTCAACAAGAGTGGGGGCGTCGTCAACTGCCCGTACGTCGACAACTCCTACAAGTGGGTGGGAGGCGGCTTCCTCTCCACGGTTGGCGACTTGCTGCTGTTCGGTAACGCGCTGCTCTACAGCTACCAGCTGGCCCACCTGGAGGACGCCGGGGGCTTCCTCCCCGGCTTCCTCGCGCCCCAAACGGCGGTGGACCTTTGGTCGCCGGTTGACAGGACGGAGGCGAGCTGGGACAGCGACGGACGTTACGCCCAAGGGTGGCTGGtggtggagaagctgcagaggtACGGGCAGTGCAGGAAGCGGAGGCACTACGTGTCGCACACGGGAGGCGCTGTGGGGGCCAGCAGCGTCCTCTTGGTGTTGCCCGGCGAGGAGGCCGAAGGACGGGACCCCCGCGTCCCCCGGGGAGTGgtcgtcaccatcatcaccaacaTGCAGTCGGTTGGACTTAACAGCACAACGCTGAAAATTGCACACGAGTTTGACGCTGCCAGGAGCTTGTTGGTGTGAGTCGACCTGGACGACGTGAACGTTAGATCTAGATGTTTGTCATGTGAACTCCACTCGCTTCCCGTTGCAACACTGACACGCAGACACCAGGTGGAAGCAAGATGCTGTAAATCAACACAAGCCACTGATTCATGGCATTAGTTCATTGTTTCATTCCGTACATTTCACATACGATGGAaagaagttgtgtttttttaaagctgcacaATAAACCTTTTTAAAGGTCTCTACACCTCATGAAGTGACTTTTTGGGTCGTAGCAACATGACGTGCTTTGGAAAAGCCCCTCTGTGATGAACCAGTACTGTAGTATCCACTGCTGAGCCCACTTCATGCCTCAACGATTTTGATCCAACCGTAGATTGTTGCTTGGTAATTCACATTTAGTTTACACATTGGTGGGGGCACGTGTTCCAAAAGGAAGAGACCCACAAACCTCGGCTATGCAGTCCAACGGGTTTAACTacccctcctcctcgctgcatcAAAGCAGATTTGATGTATCCATTTTCATCAGGAATCTGCTGGGATCTCCTGTTTTTAGATTAATCAGGCTggtgatataatatatatatatatatatatatatatatatacatacagacacacagagtgaAGTCATCCTGTCCATTCGTGGCTGCTTCATGTGGTTTTGGCTTAAGATACAATTTAGGATACGATGAAGAatagaataaagaataaagtGATCATGACTAGAGGAAGGAcagtgacctgtgtgtgtgtgtgtgtgtgtgtgtgtgtgtgtgtgtgtgtgtgtgtgtgtgtgtgtgtgtgtgtgtgtgtgtgtgtgtgtgtgtgtgtcaccgtcACCAGAAAATCAGTCAGTGGGGTTCGTTGGATATATTATCACAAAccttattaaatatttaataggaTATTGAGCATATTCATCAATTGACACAAGGATTATTTCACAACTCAATATTGAGAATAATATTTCCGATATTACAACCATGCTTCGTACATATCAGCTAAAGCACAGATTGAAATGTGATGTGAGTGACACCAGTTCCATCTTTTTAAACCAAAGGTTGTGGACTCAAAAAAATCTCATGAGGTGTTCGTCGGCTCTTGACTTGACAGGATAAACTTGGTATTTTTCAACCGTGACCCTGTTTTTcccatgtttttgtgtctcagCGACTAATGGGGACAACGTTATGTACAACTGATCCAGTATTGAGCAACAACGCTGCAAACGGCAGCTGCCAAACATGCTGTGATGGGATCGTTCTGGGCAACTGCTCACTGTCTTAGTGTGAGTAGAGTTTATGTTTGAGTCCATCTGAGAACAGAAAGCTCGGCTTAGTGTTATTAAAACGGTTTCTTATTCTTAGCTTAGTTTCCACACTGATTTTGGTTTTCTCAATGACACACAAGAATTACACGCACAATAACAAAAAGAGAGTTCGTTCTCTGCAGTGGAAATAATAACTTTTAGTGGTCGTTAATTGAGTGCGAGGAGTTGCCCCTTACGTTACAGCTGTTTAGTGGCTGCTGTCTGCAGCCATAACTCCGCGAAAAGAGAAACGCATGTAAATCAGAAGATCATACTCTGGGTTTTACTCTCCAGTACGCTGTCGGATTGTTCTGTTGGCTCTGTTGTCTGGTTTTCAACACCCTACGTGGGAACAAAAGAAAtgcttattgttttatttccatgTGTACATTCTGCCTGAGTAGAACAATACCAGCATAGTATAATGCGTAAAACACttccaaaaatgtcatttttagacACTTTTAGTGGTAATCCTCAATCCTTAATGTATTTACCTGCGCATGAAGTAGATGACGACTGCCAGCAACGCTAAGATTAGGAGAGCAACGATGACCAGGGCTGCAATCAACCCTGCTTCTGTTGCGTTGCTGGTGGCGCTGAAGAGTTGGAACTGCTCACACCGGCTGCCTTTGTAACTTTCATTGCATCTGGTTTAAGAACCGAGGAAAACTGCCATGAATATAACATCTTGTGACATCGACAGATATTCCAAAATATATTCCAAAATACCAAGGAAAATCGAGAATatggtttttaaatgttttttcttttactcacACGCAAGAGAGCGTGTCCATGGAGAGTATTTTATAGCACGTCCCTCCGTTCAAGCAGTACGTGGCTTCCTGCCCGTCGCACTGGTCTCCATGGTCTACATACATAACAATTTCAGGAATTTGAAAATGGCTGAATAATCACTTCTTAAAAAGGATTTGTTAtttttagtgtgtttttttttaattacctgCCATCATTTGGAATGTGGTTCTCTTGCTGTTTTCTGCAAACATGTAAGAAACGTTTGCGAAATCCCAGCTTTCGGTCGTAGGAGCAGGTTCCGTGGGCGAGTCGCAGTACCTTGGAACTGCCTTTTGTTTTACCTGAAGACGCTTTCGCGTGGGTGTGTTACTCCCTTTGCTCAAAGAAATGTTGTGATTGCAGTTTGTCCACATTGTGAATGACAAGCTCCACGTCAGGATACCTGGTAGTAAGTTATTCATTATCGTGGGCTGaaaggtgacatttaaaaacagcagcacCGCTTTAGACAACGTTGACATCTGACGTCAGACTACAACACAGCGTGTTATATTTAGCTTTTGTTCTTGTGGGTTTGGATTGCAGCGGGTGACGAATGAGCAAATCACCTGTTGTGCATGTGAACGCAGCGTGTTTGGAatctgtgagaaaaaaaagaaaaactgaatgACTGGTATTCAAAGGAAGCATGAATGGCTTCGTGGGAAGTTTTTCATTATAAATACTACGTTCAGACCGATAATCAATGTTGTACgtgtcagccctgtgaggcgggggacttaaaatctaataaaaaataagatacatttataaaaaaggtaCCAGCAAGCCACCTAGTTGCGGAAtctaggtct encodes:
- the LOC120812882 gene encoding pro-neuregulin-4, membrane-bound isoform-like, producing the protein MYVDHGDQCDGQEATYCLNGGTCYKILSMDTLSCVCNESYKGSRCEQFQLFSATSNATEAGLIAALVIVALLILALLAVVIYFMRRVLKTRQQSQQNNPTAYWRVKPRV